The Lepus europaeus isolate LE1 chromosome 6, mLepTim1.pri, whole genome shotgun sequence genome includes a window with the following:
- the LOC133762183 gene encoding taste receptor type 2 member 46-like, with amino-acid sequence MFSLLPIITSILVLAEFVLGNFANAFITLVICTDWVKRRKLSSVDWIHVALAVSRIVLLWVILIFWNATLVNPTSYNRIVIYIIIVAWAVTNHFSVWLATSLSIFYLLKIANFSNLIFLRLKRNVDKVILFVLPGSFVVFFCYLSVKNMEWTVGMSENEGNATWKTDLLSILHISDLSILTITNLLPFTTSLICFLLLIYSLCKHLRKMQLHGRRLQDPSTKVHVKALQTVISFLLLFVIYFLSIIISVWSSNRQKNVPVFSLGQAIELTYPLSHSVVLIFGNRKLKQAFLLLVWHVKHWLIETFSSISIRK; translated from the coding sequence aTGTTCAGCTTACTACCAATCATCACTTCCATCCTTGTATTGGCAgaatttgtacttggaaattttGCCAATGCCTTCATAACACTGGTGATCTGCACTGATTGGGTCAAGAGAAGAAAGCTCTCCTCAGTTGATTGGATTCACGTTGCCTTGGCGGTCTCCAGAATTGTTTTGCTCTGGgtaatattaatattttggaaTGCAACTCTAGTTAATCCAACTTCATATAATCGAATTGTAATATACATTATTATTGTTGCCTGGGCAGTAACCAACCATTTTAGTGTGTGGCTTGCTACTAGCCTCAGCATATTTTATTTGCTCAAAATTGCCAATTTCTCCAACCTTATATTCCTTCGTCTAAAGAGGAATGTTGACAAGGTAATTCTCTTTGTACTTCCTGGGagttttgtggttttcttttgttATCTTTCAGTGAAAAACATGGAGTGGACTGTGGGGATGAGTGAAAATGAAGGAAATGCGACTTGGAAGACAGACTTGCTGAGCATCTTACACATTTCTGATCTAAGTATTTTGACCATAACAAACCTCCTACCCTTTACTACATCCCTGATATGTTTTCTGCTGTTAATCTATTCCCTGTGCAAACATCTCAGGAAGATGCAGCTCCATGGCAGAAGACTCCAAGATCCCAGCACCAAGGTCCATGTAAAAGCCTTGCAAACTGTGATCTCCTTCCTCTTGCTGTTTGTCATTTACTTTCTTTCTATAATTATATCAGTTTGGAGTTCTAACAGGCAGAAGAATGTACCTGTTTTCTCACTTGGCCAAGCTATTGAATTAACCTATCCATTAAGCCACTCAGTTGTATTGATTTTtggaaacaggaagctgaaacAAGCCTTTCTGTTACTTGTTTGGCATGTGAAGCACTGGTTAATAGAAACCTTTAGCTCCATAAGTATCAGGAAATAA